One part of the Quercus lobata isolate SW786 chromosome 7, ValleyOak3.0 Primary Assembly, whole genome shotgun sequence genome encodes these proteins:
- the LOC115952330 gene encoding DNA polymerase kappa-like, whose product MNDTETGFSMGSHEACSYDGRDLLDSSHFPDLEDNNCAIGNNDGERQKFHEPLNDENGNKVNTPERKSYQNAVSELKADSSSVPFAFRSLDEENKRANLPDDDTVSSSNHGKLLLWVNYYKCSLCGIELPPCFVEERQEHFDFHLAERLQKEESRCDTGMLRHRLAPKDNIASQRKQKMQRASPKDKGHIPIDLVFVKNSQKF is encoded by the exons ATGAATGATACAGAAACTGGTTTTTCTATGGGTAGCCATGAGGCCTGTAGTTATGATGGTAGGGATTTATTGGACAGCAGCCACTTTCCAGATCTGGAAGATAATAATTGTGCTATTGGCAACAATGATGGAGAAAGGCAGAAATTTCATGAGCCTTTAAACGATGAAAATGGAAACAAG GTGAATACCCCAGAACGAAAATCTTATCAAAATGCAGTGTCTGAGTTGAAAGCAGATTCTTCTTCTGTGCCATTTGCATTTCGTAGCCTAGATGAAGAGAACAAGAGGGCTAACTTGCCGGATGATGATACAGTCTCTTCATCCAATCACGGAAAGCTACTTCTGTGGGTAAATTATTACAAGTGTTCACTATGTGGGATTGAATTACCACCTTGTTTTGTTGAGGAAAGGCAAGAGCACTTTGATTTTCATCTAGCTGAGAGACTTCAGAAAGAGGAATCTCGCTGTGACACAGGAATGCTGAGGCACag GCTTGCCCCAAAGGATAATATCGCgagccaaagaaaacaaaaaatgcagAGGGCTTCTCCAAAAGATAAGGGACATATTCCAATAGATCTAGTCTTTGTTAAGAATAGTCAGAAATTTTAG